The proteins below come from a single Serpentinimonas raichei genomic window:
- the serB gene encoding phosphoserine phosphatase SerB, with protein sequence MTAPTEFAPGLVVQGFAPPLRLRDFELIAFDMDSTLINIECVDEIADAVGRKAEVAAITEAAMRGEITDFKHSLRRRVALLEGVTVADMERVYTERLRLNPGAAELVAACRAAGLKTLLVSGGFTFFAERVRAELGIDFVRANVLELRSGPHCGALTGRLLPQCWGDICDGAEKRRTLLEVASLLGLEPAQCIAVGDGANDLPMMAAAGLSVAFQAKPVVRTQAHVAINQGGLERLLEVVRP encoded by the coding sequence ATGACCGCCCCCACCGAATTCGCCCCCGGCCTTGTCGTCCAAGGTTTTGCCCCGCCGCTGCGCCTGCGCGATTTCGAACTGATCGCCTTCGACATGGACTCGACGCTGATCAACATCGAGTGCGTGGACGAGATCGCCGACGCCGTGGGCCGCAAGGCCGAGGTGGCGGCCATCACCGAAGCCGCCATGCGCGGCGAGATCACCGACTTCAAACACAGCCTGCGCCGGCGCGTGGCGCTGCTCGAGGGCGTGACCGTGGCCGATATGGAGCGCGTCTATACCGAGCGGCTGCGCCTCAACCCCGGTGCCGCCGAGCTCGTGGCCGCCTGCCGCGCCGCCGGGCTCAAAACGCTGCTGGTCTCGGGGGGCTTCACTTTTTTTGCCGAGCGCGTGCGCGCCGAGTTGGGCATCGACTTCGTGCGCGCCAACGTGCTCGAACTGCGCAGCGGCCCGCACTGCGGCGCCCTCACCGGGCGCTTGCTGCCCCAGTGCTGGGGCGACATCTGCGACGGCGCCGAAAAGCGCCGCACCCTGCTCGAGGTCGCCAGCCTGCTGGGCTTGGAGCCGGCGCAGTGCATCGCCGTGGGCGACGGCGCCAACGACCTGCCCATGATGGCCGCCGCCGGGCTATCGGTGGCTTTTCAGGCCAAGCCGGTGGTGCGCACGCAGGCGCACGTGGCGATCAACCAGGGCGGGCTCGAGCGCCTGCTCGAAGTCGTGCGGCCCTAA
- a CDS encoding type II toxin-antitoxin system VapC family toxin produces the protein MPYLLDTNILIYFFKDQGAVRQHMAQQRDTDIRLCTPVLWELLSGAYKSAHPNTQLLKLEAVQNRFQSHPFDAQSAEQAARTRAQLETQGSPIGPIDTLIAGIALAHGLTLVTRNTREFGRVPGLQVANWFDA, from the coding sequence ATGCCCTACCTGCTCGACACCAACATCCTGATTTATTTTTTCAAAGACCAGGGTGCCGTGCGCCAGCACATGGCGCAACAACGCGATACCGACATCCGCCTGTGCACCCCCGTGCTCTGGGAACTGCTCAGCGGTGCCTACAAATCGGCCCACCCCAACACCCAACTGCTCAAGCTGGAGGCCGTGCAAAACCGCTTCCAATCTCACCCCTTTGACGCCCAAAGCGCCGAACAGGCCGCCCGCACCCGCGCCCAGCTCGAAACCCAAGGCAGCCCCATCGGCCCCATCGACACCCTCATCGCTGGCATCGCCTTGGCGCATGGCCTCACCCTGGTCACGCGCAACACGCGCGAATTCGGGCGTGTGCCGGGCTTGCAGGTGGCCAACTGGTTTGATGCGTGA
- a CDS encoding TrpB-like pyridoxal phosphate-dependent enzyme: MTAPTKYLLDESQLPRAWYNIQADLPQPAPAVLHPGTLQPIGPDDLAPLFPLELIKQEVSTEREIEIPEPVRDIYRLWRPAPLYRAHRLERALGTPAKIFYKYEGVSPAGSHKPNTAIPQAFYNQQAGVKRLTTETGAGQWGTSLAFAGSLFDLEVLVFQVRVSYEQKPYRRAVMETYGARCVASPSAETVYGRSVLAQRPDHPGSLGIAISEAVELAVQREDTKYALGSVLNHVLLHQTVIGLEAMQQLQMADAWPDVVVGCTGGGSNFAGLAFPFMGDALRGGRKARIVAVEPAACPSLTRGRYAYDFGDTGHLTPLTKMHTLGSTFTPPGFHAGGLRYHGMAPLVSHCKELGLLEAVAYTQGECFAAGVAFARAEGIVPAPEANHAVKGAIEEALRCKREGRSETILFGLCGHGHFDMASYQKYFAGELKDEAYDEQELALALAGLPSVPGTGV, encoded by the coding sequence GCCTGGTACAACATCCAGGCCGATCTGCCGCAGCCCGCGCCCGCGGTGCTGCACCCGGGCACCTTGCAGCCGATCGGGCCGGACGATCTGGCGCCGCTGTTTCCGCTGGAGTTGATCAAGCAAGAGGTGAGCACCGAGCGCGAGATCGAAATCCCCGAGCCGGTGCGCGACATCTACCGCCTCTGGCGCCCGGCCCCGCTGTACCGGGCGCACCGGCTGGAGCGCGCGCTGGGCACCCCGGCCAAGATCTTCTACAAATACGAGGGCGTGAGCCCCGCCGGCAGCCACAAGCCCAACACCGCCATCCCGCAGGCGTTTTACAACCAGCAGGCCGGCGTCAAGCGCCTAACGACCGAGACTGGCGCCGGCCAGTGGGGCACGTCGCTGGCCTTTGCCGGCAGCCTGTTTGATTTGGAAGTGCTGGTGTTCCAGGTGCGCGTGTCCTACGAGCAAAAACCCTATCGCCGCGCCGTGATGGAGACCTACGGCGCACGCTGCGTGGCTTCGCCCTCGGCCGAGACCGTCTATGGCCGCAGCGTGCTGGCGCAGCGCCCCGATCACCCCGGCAGCCTCGGGATTGCGATTTCCGAAGCGGTGGAACTGGCGGTGCAACGCGAGGACACCAAGTACGCGCTCGGCTCGGTGCTCAACCACGTGCTGCTGCACCAGACCGTGATCGGGCTGGAAGCGATGCAGCAGTTGCAGATGGCCGACGCCTGGCCCGATGTGGTGGTGGGCTGCACCGGGGGCGGCTCGAACTTTGCTGGCCTCGCTTTTCCGTTCATGGGCGACGCGCTGCGCGGCGGCCGCAAGGCGCGCATCGTGGCGGTGGAGCCGGCGGCCTGCCCGTCGCTCACGCGCGGCCGCTACGCCTACGACTTTGGCGACACCGGGCACCTGACGCCCCTGACCAAGATGCACACCTTGGGCAGCACCTTCACGCCGCCCGGTTTTCATGCCGGGGGCTTGCGCTACCACGGCATGGCGCCGCTGGTGAGCCACTGCAAAGAGCTGGGTTTGCTCGAAGCCGTGGCCTACACCCAAGGCGAGTGCTTTGCCGCCGGGGTGGCGTTTGCGCGTGCCGAAGGCATCGTGCCCGCGCCCGAGGCCAACCACGCCGTCAAGGGCGCGATCGAGGAGGCGCTGCGCTGCAAGCGCGAGGGCCGCAGCGAGACGATTTTGTTTGGCCTGTGCGGCCACGGCCACTTCGACATGGCCTCGTACCAGAAGTACTTTGCCGGCGAGCTCAAGGACGAAGCCTACGACGAGCAGGAGCTCGCCTTGGCGCTGGCCGGGTTGCCCAGCGTACCCGGGACTGGGGTTTAA